In a genomic window of Acropora muricata isolate sample 2 chromosome 2, ASM3666990v1, whole genome shotgun sequence:
- the LOC136906615 gene encoding lymphotoxin-alpha-like isoform X1: MFDARMRVNSIRLFVFMVTVSRHALISLKMANEEDVLLDLSENVIEVKSTPKRKGNKVRTRRWTDEETDIREVAKTNQKKSGQGGCETTSKSEAVNIHVHCSAQEKNAIKPSAHLEPLDLREKTYAANQVIREWSLNSSSSHLAGGMKYNNGEVNVPIFGRYYIYSQVYFGANSGRPRILVMVNSAPVTLLQPMVRQGGNMFVAGVFKLNAGDVIMLKVAPHGPSTVYMSMRHCYFGAYLI; this comes from the exons atgtttgatgCGCGCATGCGTGTTAACTCTATTAGGTTGTTTGTATTCATGGTTACGGTGTCGCGTCACGCGCTCATTTCACTCaagatggcgaacgaagagGACGTTTTACTCGATCTGTCAGAAAATGTAATCGAAGTTAAGTCTACACCAAAGCGgaaaggaaataaagttaggacAAGGAGATGGACTGACGAAGAGACGGACATTCGTGAAGTtgctaaaacaaaccaaaagaaatccGGACAAGGG gGTTGTGAAACTACGAGCAAATCCGAGGCAGTAAATATACACGTCCACTGCAGTGCCCAAGAGAAG aatgcAATTAAGCCGTCCGCTCATTTAGAGCCGTTGGATTTGAGAGAGAAAACCTACGCAGCAAATCAAG tGATCCGAGAATGGTCCCTGAATTCTTCTTCTAGTCACCTTGCTGGAGGTATGAAGTACAACAACGGCGAAGTAAACGTGCCTATTTTTGGGCGGTACTACATATACTCACAGGTCTACTTTGGCGCTAACTCTGGCAGGCCTAGGATATTAGTTATGGTAAATAGCGCACCAGTTACCTTGCTACAGCCAATGGTTCGTCAGGGGGGTAACATGTTCGTCGCGGGGGTGTTTAAACTGAATGCTGGTGACGTCATAATGCTTAAAGTGGCCCCGCATGGGCCATCTACAGTCTACATGTCGATGCGTCACTGCTACTTCGGGGCCTACTTGATTTGA
- the LOC136906615 gene encoding lymphotoxin-alpha-like isoform X2, translated as MKFLFVVVLLVCTNLGNAITGPQGCETTSKSEAVNIHVHCSAQEKNAIKPSAHLEPLDLREKTYAANQVIREWSLNSSSSHLAGGMKYNNGEVNVPIFGRYYIYSQVYFGANSGRPRILVMVNSAPVTLLQPMVRQGGNMFVAGVFKLNAGDVIMLKVAPHGPSTVYMSMRHCYFGAYLI; from the exons ATGAAGTTCCTTTTCGTCGTAGTTTTGCTGGTTTGCACCAACTTGGGAAATGCAATAACAGGACCGCAG gGTTGTGAAACTACGAGCAAATCCGAGGCAGTAAATATACACGTCCACTGCAGTGCCCAAGAGAAG aatgcAATTAAGCCGTCCGCTCATTTAGAGCCGTTGGATTTGAGAGAGAAAACCTACGCAGCAAATCAAG tGATCCGAGAATGGTCCCTGAATTCTTCTTCTAGTCACCTTGCTGGAGGTATGAAGTACAACAACGGCGAAGTAAACGTGCCTATTTTTGGGCGGTACTACATATACTCACAGGTCTACTTTGGCGCTAACTCTGGCAGGCCTAGGATATTAGTTATGGTAAATAGCGCACCAGTTACCTTGCTACAGCCAATGGTTCGTCAGGGGGGTAACATGTTCGTCGCGGGGGTGTTTAAACTGAATGCTGGTGACGTCATAATGCTTAAAGTGGCCCCGCATGGGCCATCTACAGTCTACATGTCGATGCGTCACTGCTACTTCGGGGCCTACTTGATTTGA